GTTCTATCTCAGTGGAATGACCTCTCGACCACTCTGCTGGAACTTGTCAATAATCGTAAAGCATAATGTTGATAAGGAAACTGGAAATGAAAAGTTCAAGAAGCGGAGAATCGACATGAAAAGACTTTTTAGtttataaaaacttttttgctaaactattttatgaaattttttttttctgaccctctTTTCGAAAAAAATTCCAGTCTGACccacttttgaaaaaatttcccaaaatgacccacttttgggtttttttttttttttttttttttgtcttttagtggCGTTCCCGTCACCTGAAACGGCGGGACTGGGCCGCCGGTCTGACACACGTCGTGTCATGACTGGCCcgtccttttttttattttttattttttttctcattcccGCCAATTGAAATGGCGggactcctttttttttttttttcgttttttcttttttttggctgcattgttttacaattttttttttgaacaaatggtatttttttacattaaataaaacacaacaaataataatgatagataaaaatatattaatttatttgaacacatAATACATAACGTTATTAACTACCGATTATTTAAACTCGGACAATTTCTCCTAATATGACCGGTATGCCGACACAACCCACACCGTCTCGGTGTCGGAGTCCTCTCCACCACCTCCTCGTCCATTTCAGTGCTTATGCGGGTACTATTGGGTCGACCTTTCTTTAGTCTTCGCATGTTTGGATTATGGCAAAGCACGGGACCGTCGTATGGAAGCCAATAACTCTTGTCGTGGACTACTTTGAAGGCTGTGTTGTAGATGGAGTAAACACTCTCGTTTTTGAACACAGGTGGAATAAGGGTTGTGTAGTCATGGCGAAATGAAGAACACGCGGCTATGACATGAGAACATGGCAAATGTAAAGCTTGAAATTTCCCACAATCACACCACCCCGCTCGTAGGTCCACTTTGAAAGTTCCCATTGGCCTTCCCTCCCTGTAGTTGACGGTCTCACGGACTGAGAAGGTATACCTTTCTCGGTGAAACTGTTCGACATGATGGGTGTTGGACTTAACAATGTCATCCTGAATCGCATTTTGGCAATATTCACTGAACAAATCTCCGGAACCTACCCTTGCAAACGCTTTTTGAGCCCTATCAGCAAAGAGACATGCCAGCCTATAGTAGGTTGATTGAACTATAGGTGTAACAGGTAGGTTGCGTGTTCCCTTAAACACAGAGTTCCACGACTCAACGATGTTGCTTGTCATGTGGCCCCATCGTCGACCCTCATCATATGCTTGAGTCCACTTTTCTTTCGGAATATTGTCCACCCAATCTAATGCACGCTGATTTGCCTCCTGGATTACACCACGATAGTAATTGAACAAGGGTACGTTTAGGGCATATCCtgcatgttaagaaaaaacaattagttaGATAGTGAACCTATTTAATAATAGCAcgatataaaaaaaactgtaaCATAATATTCTTACCCATATTATTGACAACATCCTTAAGATCACCATCTTTGATTGTCCTCATGAAATTCTGCTTAATGTGTCGAATGCAGTACACATGAGCTGAACCAGTTGCTTGCCAACCATTCCTTGGGTCATTGAATGCGCTTTTAATTGATTCATGTCTGTCGGAGACCATGCAGACATATATTCCCTTTGTGACGTGCcttcttagatttttcaaaaaaaaactccagCCCTCCTTTGTCTCACCTTCGACAAGCGCAAAGGCAATTGAAATCGTTTTGTTGTTTCCATCTTGTGCTACCGCAAgcaacaatgttcctttgtACTTGCCATACAACCACGTCCCGTCGACATGGACAACTGGTTTGCAATACTTAAACCCATTGATGCATGGATAGAAGACCCAAAATAGACGATGAAATTGTGTCTCTCCATTCTCGCCAATCTGCGTTTTTAAATCGAAGACGGTCCCTGTCATTGTCTCCTTCATCACATTCAACCATTGCGGAAGATCATTATATGATTCCTCCCATTTCCCGTAAATAGATTCGATGGCAGCGTTCTTTGCTAACCACGCCTTTCGATACGTGGTTGTGTAGTTAAACTTTTCTTTAATGTGCGCAATGATCAATTTTGGCGTTACCGAGGCATCCGCATGCACAAGTGTTTTGATGCTTTGGCTTATAAGCTTGTAGTTGAGCTTGCGATGATCCTGCGACATTAAAGTGAACAGGAATGGTCATTCCCGCCGTTTGGGATGGCGGTAACGGAAGGCAATTTCTACAAACGTGAACAGGCATACAAATTCAAGATTCTTGGTACAATGGATGCATGCATTGGTTGAAAAGACCAAACTTAATAATTGAAAGTAGTAGTAGTTGTAGACATTAATTCAAgacttcaatttttcttctatAAAATTAGTGTTCTAGTTTCACACTACTACACACCAGTTTTAAAGTTCCTCTCAATCTAACATTTCTTTCCTTGTCAAAAAAAGCATACCGTAAAGCTTTTCTTACCTTCTAATTTAAAGATGGGAGACATCCTTTATTTAGGCAACAAACATAGATCTCGTCATATTTCAGAAACTATTAATGtaagtttatattattttattttaattgaaacttaattatattaaaattatttatgtttaattatttatgtataTCAATTCTATTAAGATTATGTATGTATAATTAGTAAGACTTAAttattaacaatattaatattttgtagaACGAAGACCAACATTACCTTCGAGTTCGATGTCATCGTAAGATTTCCCCGGCGCCCCCAACCATTGAAGATAGCTTAAGGTCAGCCGGATTGTGGGACTTTGctaatttaaacaaatataacGTTGATAATCGTTTAATTGTCGCATTATGTGAAAGATGGAGGCCGGAAACCCACACATTTCTTTTTCCATCGGGCGAGTGTACAATAACGTTGGAAGACGTTCATATGCTCCTTGGTTTAAAGGTTAACGGTGAACCGATTACCGGTAAAACAGAAGTTGGGTGGGAGATTGTTGAACCTATATTAGGAAGTAAGCCATTAAACTCTCGCCATGACGGGAAGAGTATAAGATTATCATGGCTTCAAGAATATATCAACGGTGTTGGTATGACAGGTCCCCCACGACTCTACATATGTTTAGAGCCTATGTCTTATACTTGATAGGCTCTCGAATAATGCCTAATTATAGTGGTAATCTTGTACATTTGTTGTTTTTGCAATTGTTGGATAAATCACCCGAGGAGGTTGGACAGTATAGTTGGGGTTCAGCTTGTTTGGCCACGCTATATAGATCCTTGTGTGACGGTGCAATATATGGCAATACCGAAATGCATGGGTGCACAATTCTCTTGCAAGCATGGGCGTGGTCAAGAATGTCATGCTTAGCTCCCGTGCCAAGGATACCACCACAAGCTCATGCACAACTTCCGTTGGCAAATATGtaagtaaaataaatgttattttttaattaatttttacataaattaatCCAGACTTTACTAAttataacattttcaaaattaactagATGGCTAGAACATGGTAATAAATTCGTGGAAAATCCTCGGCATAATCTCGTATGTACGCGTTTAAAAATCGACACCATGACATATGATCAggtattacattttttttttagtcattgCTTTTTAGTCAACAATTGAAGActaatattcattctttttaaaCAGTTCTCTTGGAGGCCTTATGTCAACTTCAATTACAGCAACGAAGAAGAATGCCAGATATGGTCTGCAAACACATATCTCATCTGTTTTCAGATTGTCGAGAGACATCAGACAGACAGAGTAAGGCTTCAATTTGGCTTACCGCAACTCCCACCTTCCTTACCAGAAAATTTGAAAGTTTTCCACAAAATTAATTTGACAAAAGATAGAATTAAAGGCTCGTGGGGAGATAAGCATCATCGTCAAGTCCAAAACTGCAACCAACGTCATCAATTAGCACTTCACGGCGTTCGGTATAACCATGAGGTTTATCCACATCGTCAATATTTTGCATGGTATTGGGAATTTTTCGGAGATTATCTGTGGCTTTCTAGAGAAGTATTATTGTCAAACCCAAGGCAAACATGTGCATCAATTTTACCAGGATTGCCGCGTGACTATCCTGCAGTCCCACAAACTTATACGGTGCCAGATGAAAATATGTGGTCAAATACACCTCCACCCTATAACCAATTCATGACACCTCCACCCACTAACTTTGACCAAACCTTTAACCCATCCACCAACTACAACTACAACCAAACTTACCAATCACCGCCACAACCCACAAACCAAATATTACATAACACCCCAATCCCATATCCAAGCTATTCTCAACAAAGTCATCATGGAGAAAACTCTCGAACATCAAACTATTCATTTGATGACTACAATCCAACTCAACACACCACACAAACCAGTTATCCAAACCAATCACAATACTCCTCGTTCGACCTACCAACCCCTCCACACTTTGTAAACTATCCACAAACAACCTACGCACCTCAATGGCCAAATTCACAAACTAATCCCATAGAAAGTCTGGCAGCAGGGTTTAATGACGATGACTTCGTTAATGAAATCTGGACCAACTCAGCTTCACAAGTGCAAAATGAAGTCGCTATGGAAACTAATGATGATGTTGAAATTCTTGACGAGAATGTGGAACAGGAAGAGCacgaggaagaggaagaggaagaggaagagcaACACCAACGACCCGTAcagaataaaaaagataaattatgtgctacgggaggtcatagtttacattggcgtaattggtttccgcggagaaagtagtttttgtattaaatatttatcattattattatttatcattattattattatttatcatatatatcatcattatttaattgtaaaaaagaaaaacgaaaaaaataaaataaaataatcagtccCGCCAGATGAAACGGCGGgaacgacaaaaaaaaaaaaaaaaaaagcagcgcCCAGCTGACGCGACGGCTGTCAGACCGGCGGCCAGTCCCGCCATTTCAGATGGCGGGAACGcgctaaaagacaaaaaaaaaaaaaaaaacaccaaaagtgggtcattttgggAATATTTTTTCAAAGGGGGTCATAGCTGGAATTTTTTTGGCACaaagggtcagaaaaaaaaaaattcacatattGTCATGTGTTAATTGCTTCGATTCCAAACATACActttcttcataaaaattaattaggcCAGCCAAAAAGGACGTAATTAGGGTCTGTAGCTAGAGCTGTAAAAATTTGGCTGGGCTAATGAGCCTGCCCATTAGCCATTATTTTGAATCGGGTCGGGACTACGTAAAAATGCAATTGGGCTTTTCTTGGCCAAGCCCAATTGGCCAATACAAAAGTGGGGCGGGACAGCCTATCGGCCTTTGGACCGGCCTATTAttgatatttcattttatttttgttaaaaaaacaatatattttttaaaataattatcaacttattgaaaatttgttaataaaaatatatttaattgaaggaataatctagagtttaattaatattcaaatttaaCGTAAAAATTATTTGCATTTTTATGTTCATCCAATCacattttagcaaaaaaaatagtGGTGAGTAACTAATACACAAAAAagagtgaataaattttaaaaataaaacatgaacAAGTCGGGTTGGACCTGGCCCACACGGGCTGGGCTCTAGAATTTGTGGCCCAAATATAAATGGGTTGGGTCGGACTGATCCATTTGACCCCTCTATTTGTAGCACTATTTaacatttaatatattaaatagtggttttttattacaaaatagATGGGAGACTAAAAAAGCTTAAGAAAGTATaaaataggggaccaaaataGTGGTCTTAAGAATAAgggattaaaattttgattttgttagaATAGAAAGACCAAAAATGCTTTTAACCTTATTTCAATTAacccttaaatatattttcttttaagaaaccTTTTAAAGATGTTGTCTCCaagtcaaagaaaaaaaatgaatttacaGAAGGCATCATACATAACCCGTTCTCGGTAACGTCTTAGAAACCGTTGGCATAACTGCACTCATCAAGGTTTGATGGTTATTTTGTCTCATATTTTTCGCGAAGGGAATTGTTGTGCAGGCAGCCTTGCAGCTATGGGACATGAGATTAATGGCACTTTTTGGTTCAACATTTTACCTCCTTCATTGTTGGCAGACTTTGTGAGGGACGGACACAGGCTTGCCAATTTCAGATTTCCGCTTGCCAATTTCAGATTTCCTTAGCTTTGtctatttcttttctatttattttttctgtctattttctttcttattttgagGGTCTTGGCCTAGGCCccctttttttgaacaaattttccccttttttttaataatgttacGTATTGGAAAGGCGGTAGTGGATGTGGGTGTTTGTtaggtgccaacctagttgggatgatTCAGACTCTCCTGGATGCCTAACCTTTCTCGtggccttataaaaaaaaaaaaaatcttttaagagTGTTATATGgttgatgttaaaaaaatatagtattattggtgttattaaaaaagataaaaaaaaaaaaattattgctaaaagataaacatagttttttgttttaaacgggaaaaacaaaatagttttttacgATCCTTCAAAAAACGAAAaatagttttaacttttaacgatacaatttgtttttaaaagcctAGGTTGTTTCTTGGAAGCGTCAAACAGGTGCCAACTGCATCGTGAAATCAACAATCGCAGTATACTTTCTTGGTCTTTAAATCCCCACTTTGTTTCAATCGCAGTATACAACCGTCGTAgtattgcttttcttttctctgtgAAGTTAATCACAATGAAGAGACAGATGCATAACCacaaccctaaccctaaccctaacaaAGACAGAGTTAGCAACTTGCCTGATTGTGTTCTACTTCACATACTC
Above is a genomic segment from Medicago truncatula cultivar Jemalong A17 chromosome 5, MtrunA17r5.0-ANR, whole genome shotgun sequence containing:
- the LOC112422119 gene encoding uncharacterized protein; translated protein: MSQDHRKLNYKLISQSIKTLVHADASVTPKLIIAHIKEKFNYTTTYRKAWLAKNAAIESIYGKWEESYNDLPQWLNVMKETMTGTVFDLKTQIGENGETQFHRLFWVFYPCINGFKYCKPVVHVDGTWLYGKYKGTLLLAVAQDGNNKTISIAFALVEGETKEGWSFFLKNLRRHVTKGIYVCMVSDRHESIKSAFNDPRNGWQATGSAHVYCIRHIKQNFMRTIKDGDLKDVVNNMGYALNVPLFNYYRGVIQEANQRALDWVDNIPKEKWTQAYDEGRRWGHMTSNIVESWNSVFKGTRNLPVTPIVQSTYYRLACLFADRAQKAFARVGSGDLFSEYCQNAIQDDIVKSNTHHVEQFHRERYTFSVRETVNYREGRPMGTFKVDLRAGWCDCGKFQALHLPCSHVIAACSSFRHDYTTLIPPVFKNESVYSIYNTAFKVVHDKSYWLPYDGPVLCHNPNMRRLKKGRPNSTRISTEMDEEVVERTPTPRRCGLCRHTGHIRRNCPSLNNR